In the genome of Halapricum salinum, one region contains:
- a CDS encoding aldehyde dehydrogenase family protein: protein MSTGNFQRQPQPYIAGEWIDTDDTLDVTDLADGGTYAEVAAATSDDAERAVDAAVEATTAMRETTVVQRAEWVNAIAETLESRRDELAEVIVREAGKPISSARSEVASAAERFRLAAEEGRSHFGEYREGMTSGHEGWQAIVKPQPVGTVLCIPPYNYPVSTAAQQLAPALVAGNSVVVKPSSHTPVTAAVLTEVIVDAIDLPDGAVNYVPGRGSEIGDTLTGHGGLDAIAMTGSSGAGERIARNSGMVELHLELGGNAPAIIFPDADLADAAGACAKGSVKLAGQRCTAVSRVLAHESVHDDLVERLDLAMESWQPGDLFDESTSVGPLISEDQAEWVQQLVDDAVEKGADVVRGGSHDGALFEPTVLSNVPQDAQIVHEEQFGPVAAVVAFETEDEAIEIANESDLALDSSVFTSDYDRAFRVAEALDTGSVRINGAPSHGIGDIPYGGNEDSGIGREGIHSTIEALTTTKSIVL, encoded by the coding sequence ATGTCGACAGGCAATTTTCAACGGCAACCGCAGCCGTACATCGCGGGCGAATGGATCGATACCGACGACACGCTGGACGTGACGGATCTGGCCGATGGCGGGACCTATGCGGAGGTCGCGGCGGCGACGAGCGACGACGCCGAACGGGCGGTCGACGCTGCTGTCGAGGCGACGACGGCCATGCGCGAGACGACTGTCGTCCAGCGCGCCGAGTGGGTCAACGCGATCGCCGAGACGCTCGAATCCCGGCGGGACGAACTCGCGGAGGTGATCGTCCGGGAGGCCGGCAAACCGATCTCCAGCGCCCGCAGCGAGGTCGCGAGTGCGGCCGAACGCTTCCGGCTGGCCGCTGAAGAGGGGCGCTCTCACTTCGGCGAGTACCGCGAGGGGATGACGTCGGGCCACGAGGGTTGGCAGGCGATCGTCAAACCCCAGCCAGTCGGCACAGTGCTGTGTATCCCGCCGTACAACTACCCCGTCTCGACGGCGGCCCAGCAGCTCGCGCCCGCGCTCGTCGCCGGCAACAGCGTCGTGGTCAAGCCGTCGAGTCACACGCCCGTGACCGCCGCCGTCTTGACCGAGGTGATCGTCGACGCGATCGACCTCCCAGATGGAGCAGTCAATTACGTCCCGGGCCGGGGCAGTGAGATCGGGGACACGCTCACCGGCCACGGCGGACTGGACGCGATCGCGATGACCGGCTCCTCGGGGGCCGGTGAGCGGATCGCGCGCAACAGCGGGATGGTCGAGTTGCACCTCGAACTCGGCGGGAACGCGCCCGCGATCATCTTCCCGGACGCGGATCTGGCCGACGCCGCCGGCGCGTGTGCGAAGGGGTCGGTCAAGCTCGCGGGTCAGCGCTGTACGGCCGTCTCGCGCGTGCTCGCTCACGAGTCGGTCCACGACGACCTCGTCGAGCGCCTGGATCTGGCCATGGAGAGCTGGCAGCCCGGCGACCTCTTCGACGAGTCGACCAGCGTCGGACCGCTGATCTCCGAGGACCAAGCCGAGTGGGTCCAGCAGCTGGTCGACGACGCCGTCGAGAAGGGGGCGGACGTCGTCCGCGGCGGCAGCCACGACGGGGCGCTGTTCGAGCCCACAGTACTGTCGAACGTACCCCAGGACGCCCAGATCGTCCACGAAGAGCAGTTCGGGCCCGTCGCGGCAGTGGTCGCTTTCGAGACTGAGGACGAAGCTATCGAGATCGCCAACGAGAGCGACCTCGCACTCGATTCCTCGGTGTTCACCAGTGACTACGACCGGGCGTTCCGGGTTGCGGAGGCCCTGGACACGGGGTCGGTTCGGATCAACGGTGCGCCCTCGCACGGGATCGGCGACATTCCCTACGGCGGCAACGAGGATTCGGGGATCGGCCGCGAGGGGATCCACAGCACGATCGAGGCGCTGACGACGACCAAGAGTATCGTCCTGTGA
- the pdo gene encoding protein disulfide oxidoreductase, whose product MSVLSADDRSEVNQVLTELDDAVTVHVFTEDECEYCEQTLDLYDDVAGESEHVSVEIHDMDDPLAEDLGARKYDGAPVTVITRGDVTGVRYFGIPSGQEFSSFLQDLIVVSRGAGETPLPEEVREQVREIDQPVELKVFVTPTCPHCPRAVRVAHDMAVENDLIEADAIESQEFRELSQEYGVRGVPQINVNETGQFTGGLPPQRFLEEVRSALEQ is encoded by the coding sequence ATGTCAGTCCTCTCGGCCGACGACCGCAGCGAAGTAAACCAGGTTTTGACCGAACTCGACGACGCAGTCACCGTCCACGTCTTCACCGAAGACGAGTGCGAGTATTGTGAACAGACGCTCGATCTCTACGACGATGTCGCGGGCGAGAGCGAGCACGTCAGCGTCGAGATCCACGACATGGACGACCCGCTGGCAGAGGACCTGGGGGCGAGAAAGTACGACGGCGCGCCCGTGACCGTCATCACCCGCGGCGACGTGACCGGCGTCCGGTACTTCGGGATCCCGTCGGGCCAGGAGTTTAGTTCGTTCCTCCAGGACCTGATCGTGGTCTCTCGCGGTGCGGGCGAGACGCCGCTGCCCGAGGAGGTGCGCGAGCAGGTTCGGGAGATCGACCAGCCGGTCGAGCTGAAGGTGTTCGTGACGCCGACGTGCCCCCACTGCCCGCGGGCGGTCCGGGTGGCCCACGACATGGCCGTCGAGAACGACCTGATCGAGGCCGACGCCATCGAGTCCCAGGAGTTCCGCGAACTCTCCCAGGAGTACGGCGTCCGCGGCGTCCCCCAGATCAACGTCAACGAAACGGGGCAGTTCACCGGCGGACTCCCGCCCCAGCGCTTCCTCGAAGAAGTCCGCTCGGCGCTCGAGCAGTAG
- a CDS encoding lipoate--protein ligase family protein yields the protein MRVRVVDSGTYSEPVQQAIERVLVDRVAAGEVEPTLRFWYRETPAVPLGRFQAYDDEVEADYADERGIDVVRRITGGGAMYVEPGSVITYSLYLPRSAVSDDVEASYAELDQFAIDALRDLGLDASHEPLNDIAHPDGKIGGAAQLRTDDAVLHHTTMSYRLDTAEMLRVLRIGEEKVSDKAIQSAEKRVARISDHVDASRREVVDAMIEAVGDRYDTFEGELSAAVLADARELAAERFATDEWNRKL from the coding sequence ATGAGGGTCCGCGTCGTCGATTCGGGGACCTACAGCGAACCGGTCCAGCAGGCCATCGAGCGGGTGCTCGTCGATCGCGTGGCCGCCGGCGAGGTCGAGCCGACGCTGCGGTTCTGGTACCGCGAGACCCCGGCGGTCCCGCTGGGCCGCTTCCAGGCCTACGACGACGAGGTCGAAGCCGACTACGCCGACGAACGGGGGATCGACGTCGTCCGGCGGATCACCGGCGGCGGCGCGATGTACGTCGAACCCGGCTCGGTTATCACGTACTCGCTGTACCTCCCTCGATCGGCCGTCTCCGACGACGTCGAGGCGAGCTACGCCGAACTCGACCAGTTCGCCATCGACGCCCTTCGAGACCTCGGTCTGGACGCCTCTCACGAACCGCTGAACGACATCGCCCACCCGGACGGCAAGATCGGCGGGGCCGCACAGCTCCGCACCGACGACGCCGTCCTCCACCACACGACGATGAGCTACCGACTGGACACCGCCGAGATGCTGCGGGTACTCCGGATCGGCGAGGAGAAAGTCTCGGACAAGGCCATCCAGTCCGCAGAGAAGCGCGTCGCCCGCATCAGCGATCACGTCGACGCCAGCCGCCGCGAGGTCGTCGATGCGATGATCGAGGCCGTCGGTGACCGCTACGACACGTTCGAAGGCGAGCTCTCGGCGGCGGTCCTCGCGGACGCCCGCGAACTCGCCGCCGAGCGGTTCGCCACTGACGAGTGGAACCGCAAGCTATAG
- a CDS encoding thiamine ABC transporter substrate-binding protein: protein MRRRTYLKTAGAATIAGLAGCAATPTGNGTDRPPRATIDGTPSGTLTVATYSSFTGEGTAGNYLKQAFEDEYPNVTVEFTVPANGVNQYIQRKRSGASIDADLYVGINTDDLVRADAELDDSLFMHSQDYLDRKDALKPALEIDPQGRAVPYDTGYISLVYDESAIDAPATFDDLLDPTYEDSLITQNAQQSDPGKAFLLWTIDAKGEDGYLDYWADLLDNGVQILDDWQPAYNAYMNEEAPMVVSYSTDQVFYGADADLTRHQIGFIEDQGYANPETMARFEATDQPALARLFMDFILQPEVQGQVAERNVQFPAVTDAQLDETFAELAHEPPEAVTFDYDELQGNVEEWTDEWARQVASK, encoded by the coding sequence ATGAGACGACGGACGTACCTCAAGACGGCGGGTGCAGCCACGATCGCGGGGCTCGCGGGTTGTGCGGCGACGCCGACCGGAAACGGCACCGACCGCCCGCCGCGCGCGACGATCGACGGCACGCCGAGTGGCACACTCACAGTCGCGACTTACAGTTCGTTCACCGGGGAGGGCACTGCGGGCAACTACCTCAAGCAGGCGTTCGAGGACGAGTATCCGAACGTGACCGTCGAGTTCACGGTCCCGGCAAACGGCGTCAACCAGTACATCCAGCGCAAGCGCTCGGGGGCGTCGATCGACGCCGACCTCTACGTCGGGATCAACACTGACGACCTCGTCCGCGCAGACGCGGAACTCGACGACTCGCTGTTCATGCACAGTCAGGACTACCTCGACCGCAAGGACGCGCTCAAGCCCGCCCTCGAAATCGATCCGCAGGGCCGCGCGGTTCCTTACGACACGGGCTACATCAGCCTGGTCTACGACGAGAGCGCGATCGACGCGCCCGCGACGTTCGACGACCTCCTCGACCCGACCTACGAGGACAGCCTCATCACCCAGAACGCCCAGCAGTCCGATCCGGGAAAGGCCTTCCTGCTGTGGACGATCGACGCCAAAGGCGAGGACGGCTATCTCGACTACTGGGCAGACCTGCTGGACAACGGCGTCCAGATCCTCGACGACTGGCAACCCGCCTACAACGCCTACATGAACGAAGAGGCCCCGATGGTCGTGTCGTACTCGACCGATCAGGTGTTCTACGGTGCCGACGCCGACCTGACGCGCCACCAGATCGGGTTCATCGAGGACCAGGGCTACGCCAACCCCGAGACGATGGCTCGTTTCGAAGCGACCGACCAGCCTGCGCTCGCCCGGCTGTTCATGGACTTTATCCTGCAGCCCGAGGTACAGGGCCAGGTCGCCGAGCGGAACGTCCAGTTCCCGGCGGTCACCGACGCCCAGCTCGACGAGACGTTCGCCGAACTCGCGCACGAACCGCCGGAAGCGGTGACGTTCGACTACGACGAACTGCAGGGTAACGTCGAGGAGTGGACCGACGAGTGGGCTCGACAGGTCGCGAGTAAGTGA
- a CDS encoding carboxymuconolactone decarboxylase family protein, producing the protein MSSPKDAVAEKKESVQSFAGEASSVESFMGFVHSAESDGALDTKTKELMSLSLGVALRCEDCIVWHLDAALEAGATDDEIVEALEIAVVMGGGPALMYASEAYETLLAFDDR; encoded by the coding sequence ATGAGTTCTCCCAAAGACGCAGTCGCCGAGAAAAAAGAGAGCGTACAGTCGTTCGCAGGCGAGGCCAGTTCCGTCGAGTCGTTCATGGGCTTCGTCCACAGCGCCGAGAGCGACGGTGCGCTGGACACGAAGACCAAGGAACTGATGTCGCTGTCGCTGGGCGTCGCGCTCCGATGTGAGGACTGTATCGTCTGGCACCTCGACGCCGCGCTGGAGGCGGGTGCCACCGACGACGAGATCGTCGAAGCACTGGAGATCGCCGTCGTCATGGGCGGGGGACCGGCGTTGATGTACGCCAGCGAGGCCTACGAGACGCTTCTGGCGTTCGACGACCGCTGA
- the lpdA gene encoding dihydrolipoyl dehydrogenase — MIGAGPGGYVAAIRAAQYGLDVTLVEKDAYGGTCLNYGCIPSKALIHGSDVAHEARTAEHLGISAEIDVDLSRLVDWKGDVVDQLTGGVEGLCRAAGVSLVAGQARFRDEHTAAIETEDGVHTLGFEYAVVATGSRPLAVPNFEPDGEYVLDSRDALELAETPDSLVVVGAGYIGMELATVLAKLGTDVTVVEMFEDVLPTYEADVSRVIRERATELGIDFRFGELAADWEREGDGVLVHTESEDGSTAELAADAVLVVAGREPVTDTVDLDAIGVEPDEDGFVPTDAQGRTARDHVFAIGDVAGEPMLAHKASYEGEVAAAAAAGEPAALDRTAMPAAVFTDPEVATVGLTREAAEDAGYTPSVGQMSLGGNGRALTVEAGDGFVRVVADGPTGQVLGAQIVAPNASELIGEVALAVEQGLSLAELAGTVHTHPTLSEAVMEAAADAAGDAVHTH; from the coding sequence GTGATCGGGGCCGGTCCCGGCGGGTACGTGGCGGCGATCCGGGCCGCCCAGTACGGCCTTGACGTCACGCTCGTCGAGAAGGACGCCTACGGCGGGACCTGCCTCAACTACGGCTGTATCCCCTCGAAGGCGTTGATCCACGGGAGCGACGTCGCCCACGAGGCCCGGACGGCCGAACACCTCGGGATCAGCGCGGAGATCGACGTCGACCTCTCCCGGCTCGTTGACTGGAAGGGGGACGTGGTCGACCAGCTCACCGGCGGGGTCGAAGGGCTCTGTCGTGCCGCCGGCGTCTCGCTGGTCGCGGGTCAGGCCCGCTTTCGCGACGAGCACACCGCCGCGATCGAGACCGAGGACGGCGTTCACACGCTCGGCTTCGAGTACGCCGTCGTCGCGACGGGGAGTCGTCCGCTCGCGGTGCCGAACTTCGAGCCCGACGGCGAGTACGTGCTGGACTCCCGGGACGCGCTCGAACTGGCGGAGACGCCGGACTCGCTGGTCGTCGTCGGCGCGGGGTACATCGGGATGGAGCTGGCGACCGTGCTGGCGAAACTCGGCACAGACGTCACCGTCGTCGAGATGTTCGAGGACGTGTTGCCGACCTACGAGGCCGACGTCTCGCGGGTGATCCGCGAGCGCGCGACCGAGCTGGGTATCGACTTCCGGTTCGGCGAACTGGCCGCCGACTGGGAGCGCGAGGGCGACGGCGTCCTCGTCCACACCGAGTCCGAAGACGGCTCGACGGCCGAACTCGCGGCCGACGCGGTCCTGGTCGTGGCCGGGCGCGAGCCCGTCACCGACACGGTCGATCTGGACGCGATCGGCGTCGAACCCGACGAGGACGGGTTCGTCCCGACCGACGCTCAGGGCCGAACCGCCCGCGACCACGTCTTCGCGATCGGCGACGTCGCGGGCGAGCCGATGCTCGCGCACAAGGCCAGCTACGAGGGCGAGGTCGCCGCGGCCGCCGCGGCAGGCGAACCAGCCGCCCTGGATCGGACGGCCATGCCCGCGGCCGTGTTCACCGATCCGGAGGTCGCCACGGTCGGGCTGACCCGCGAGGCGGCCGAAGACGCCGGATACACGCCTTCGGTCGGCCAGATGTCGCTCGGTGGGAACGGCCGCGCCCTGACGGTCGAGGCCGGGGACGGCTTCGTCCGCGTGGTCGCCGACGGGCCGACCGGCCAGGTGCTCGGCGCACAGATCGTCGCCCCGAACGCCTCCGAACTGATCGGCGAAGTCGCCCTGGCCGTCGAACAGGGGCTCTCGCTCGCCGAACTGGCCGGCACGGTCCACACCCACCCGACGCTCTCGGAAGCAGTCATGGAGGCGGCCGCCGACGCCGCCGGCGACGCCGTTCACACGCACTGA
- a CDS encoding ABC transporter ATP-binding protein — translation MSEVILEDVSVSFDGVPALRDVSLSVSDGEFFTLVGPSGCGKTTTLRTVAGFEEPDTGTVEIGGVDVAGVPPEDRNVGIVFQNYALFPHMSVRENVAYGLRYRDPPGDVDDDERVDNLLELVDMAGMGERDPEELSGGQQQRIALARALAPGPEVLLLDEPLSALDARLRERLRVVIRDLQQELGITTIYVTHDQAEALAISDRVAVMHDGRVEQIGRPEAIYREPASRFVAEFVGDNNLLEGAVVSTDPPQVRLAGGGDEQATTIAVDSLPSENERVTLSIRPEDVRLGDASAPITLSATVDTVEFLGDAYRVHCRWDDQSVLVKYTGDAAPEGTVTLGIDPETVTVVGGEGS, via the coding sequence ATGAGCGAGGTCATCCTCGAAGACGTCTCGGTTTCATTCGACGGCGTGCCCGCGCTCAGGGACGTCTCGCTGTCAGTCAGCGACGGCGAGTTCTTCACGCTGGTCGGCCCCTCTGGCTGTGGCAAGACCACGACCCTCCGAACGGTCGCCGGATTCGAGGAACCTGACACCGGGACTGTCGAGATCGGCGGCGTCGACGTCGCCGGCGTCCCGCCCGAGGACCGCAACGTCGGGATCGTCTTCCAGAACTACGCGCTCTTTCCGCACATGAGCGTCCGCGAGAACGTCGCCTACGGCCTTCGATACCGGGATCCGCCGGGCGACGTCGACGACGACGAACGCGTCGACAACTTGCTCGAACTCGTCGACATGGCGGGGATGGGCGAGCGCGACCCCGAGGAACTCTCGGGTGGCCAGCAACAGCGGATCGCCCTCGCCCGCGCACTCGCGCCCGGCCCGGAGGTCCTCTTGCTGGACGAACCGCTCTCGGCGCTGGACGCGCGTCTGCGCGAGCGCTTGCGAGTCGTGATCCGCGACCTCCAGCAGGAACTGGGGATCACGACCATCTACGTCACCCACGACCAGGCCGAGGCGCTCGCGATTTCGGATCGCGTCGCCGTCATGCACGACGGCCGCGTCGAGCAGATCGGCCGTCCCGAGGCGATCTATCGCGAACCTGCCTCCCGGTTCGTCGCCGAGTTCGTCGGCGACAACAACCTTCTGGAGGGTGCGGTCGTCTCCACGGATCCGCCGCAGGTCCGGCTCGCTGGCGGGGGCGACGAGCAGGCGACGACGATCGCTGTCGACTCGCTCCCGTCAGAAAACGAGCGCGTGACGCTGTCGATCCGGCCCGAGGACGTCCGGCTCGGCGACGCGAGCGCGCCGATCACGCTCTCGGCGACGGTCGACACTGTCGAATTTCTGGGTGACGCCTATCGCGTCCACTGCCGGTGGGACGACCAGTCGGTGCTGGTCAAGTACACCGGCGACGCTGCGCCCGAGGGTACGGTCACGCTGGGGATCGATCCCGAAACCGTCACCGTGGTCGGGGGCGAGGGGTCGTGA
- a CDS encoding OsmC family protein has protein sequence MTDIDLTTTSTDGFDTESVIGDFAVGIDPMNETGPDPNSVLVADYAACFLPAVRMGARKSGYDDLGKMAIEAEAELTDHDDLESISFTLKVEADVDDPAELAELGEQYCHVHTALREELHADVTVEVDAFEPTEATA, from the coding sequence ATGACGGATATCGACCTGACGACGACGAGCACGGACGGATTCGACACCGAGAGCGTCATCGGCGACTTCGCGGTCGGGATCGACCCGATGAACGAGACCGGTCCCGATCCGAACTCGGTACTGGTCGCCGACTACGCGGCGTGTTTCCTCCCCGCGGTCCGGATGGGTGCACGCAAGTCCGGCTACGACGACCTCGGCAAGATGGCCATCGAGGCCGAGGCCGAACTGACCGACCACGACGACCTCGAATCGATCAGTTTCACACTCAAAGTCGAAGCCGACGTCGACGACCCCGCGGAACTGGCCGAACTGGGAGAGCAGTATTGTCACGTCCACACCGCGCTGCGCGAGGAACTGCACGCCGACGTCACCGTCGAGGTCGACGCCTTCGAGCCGACCGAGGCGACGGCCTGA
- a CDS encoding ABC transporter permease: protein MFRWVERAALPAGVLATLATLAVVFYYPVATVLSEAVLDAGRPTAGPLREVLTDPFYTGVAHHLFVDPLGVPAGLLDWIARGFPDVRLGLFGFTAYQAALSTVASVVLGLPGAYVLSRYDFRGRRTLRALTIVPFVLPSIMVAVGFVAMFGRTGLLNDVLTGLGLGRVELLYTLEAIIVAHAFYNAPLVTRLVTTAWESVDRRQVESARAMGASPLSAFRDVVLPAILPSLLTAALLTFVFTFMSFPIVLALGDLRLATVEVWVFARVQALDLSEAATLATLETVLSLALTYLYLRYEARQRSTSGAGQSLPRKSLTVGWQTLRSPTRLAIFAYGVVAVVVFVGPLLSLLVESVTAPDGSFTTAYYEFLLAQQASTAVGTTRPLPAIVNSIVYGVGTLALAVPMGVVVAILATRGGRGSRLAEAILTAPLAVSGIVVGLGLLQTMVFGTVLFGYRLTAAGPIAIVAAHAAAAYPFVTRNVAPALGGLESRYRDAARSLGATRLRALLEIELPLIGAAVLAGAAFAFAISVGEFDSTVLLAEGVDSYTMPVALERYVNNRSLGPNLGPATAMGTVLLLVTGLSFVAIDRLGGRWEP from the coding sequence ATGTTCCGGTGGGTCGAGCGCGCCGCACTGCCCGCGGGTGTCCTCGCCACGCTGGCCACTCTCGCGGTCGTCTTCTACTACCCCGTGGCGACCGTCCTCTCCGAGGCAGTGCTTGACGCCGGGCGGCCCACCGCCGGCCCGCTGCGAGAAGTCCTCACCGACCCCTTCTACACCGGCGTCGCCCACCATCTCTTCGTCGACCCGCTCGGCGTCCCGGCCGGACTCCTCGACTGGATCGCACGCGGGTTCCCGGACGTACGGCTCGGGCTGTTCGGCTTCACGGCCTACCAGGCCGCGCTCTCGACGGTCGCCAGCGTCGTCCTCGGCCTGCCGGGCGCGTACGTCCTCTCGCGATACGACTTCCGGGGTCGGCGGACGCTGCGCGCGCTGACGATCGTCCCGTTCGTCCTGCCGTCGATCATGGTCGCTGTCGGCTTCGTCGCGATGTTCGGCCGGACCGGCCTGCTCAACGACGTGCTCACGGGTCTGGGTCTCGGGCGAGTCGAGTTGCTCTACACGCTGGAGGCGATCATCGTCGCCCACGCCTTCTACAACGCGCCGCTGGTGACGCGGCTGGTGACGACCGCCTGGGAGTCGGTCGACCGCCGGCAGGTCGAGTCCGCCCGCGCGATGGGTGCCTCGCCGCTTTCGGCCTTCCGTGACGTCGTCCTCCCGGCGATCCTGCCGTCGCTGCTGACCGCCGCCCTTCTTACCTTTGTGTTCACGTTCATGTCCTTCCCCATCGTGCTCGCGCTGGGCGACCTCCGGCTGGCGACCGTCGAGGTGTGGGTCTTCGCGCGCGTCCAGGCGCTCGACCTCAGCGAGGCCGCCACGCTCGCCACGCTCGAGACCGTGCTGTCGCTGGCGCTGACCTACCTCTATCTGCGCTACGAGGCCCGCCAGCGCTCGACGTCTGGGGCAGGCCAGTCTCTCCCCAGAAAATCGCTTACGGTCGGCTGGCAGACCCTTCGGAGTCCGACACGGCTCGCCATCTTCGCCTACGGTGTCGTCGCAGTGGTCGTCTTCGTCGGCCCACTGCTCAGCCTGCTGGTCGAGAGCGTGACCGCTCCAGATGGCTCGTTCACGACCGCTTACTACGAGTTCCTGCTCGCCCAGCAGGCCTCGACGGCCGTGGGCACGACCAGACCGCTGCCGGCGATCGTCAACTCGATCGTCTACGGCGTCGGCACCCTCGCGCTGGCGGTCCCGATGGGAGTCGTCGTGGCGATCCTCGCGACGCGCGGTGGCCGCGGCTCGCGACTGGCAGAGGCGATCCTCACCGCACCGCTGGCGGTCAGCGGGATCGTCGTCGGTCTCGGCCTCCTGCAGACGATGGTGTTCGGAACGGTGCTGTTCGGCTACCGCCTGACTGCGGCCGGGCCGATTGCGATCGTCGCCGCGCACGCCGCCGCGGCCTACCCGTTCGTGACGCGCAACGTCGCGCCTGCGTTAGGCGGGTTGGAATCCAGATACCGGGACGCCGCCCGCTCGCTCGGGGCGACTCGTCTCCGGGCGCTGCTGGAGATCGAACTCCCGTTGATCGGTGCAGCAGTACTCGCCGGAGCCGCGTTCGCCTTCGCGATCAGCGTCGGCGAGTTCGATTCGACGGTCTTACTCGCCGAGGGTGTCGACAGTTACACCATGCCCGTGGCCCTCGAACGGTACGTGAACAACCGCTCGCTCGGCCCGAACCTCGGCCCCGCGACCGCGATGGGCACCGTCCTGCTGCTGGTGACGGGGCTGAGTTTCGTCGCCATCGATCGCCTCGGCGGACGGTGGGAACCATGA
- a CDS encoding TDT family transporter — protein sequence MSEVTSTPTGQSRIANTIEFFGPQWFGSTMGTGAVGVALALVAAQFQLDALVPVAQFFVVLTAAMTVGYTLPWLARMWLYPSRVWADLTHPIRSQFFPTMPITLIVLGLGIGRTMGDVLPAGVLEPLLTGLFVAGSAGIFGFGLLVVSIMFTNDKIGTEHGVFAWYIPPVSHLVIPLLGFELVGSYLGGTTTGLIVFMLSMVALGVGTFMFLFFGSIVLFRYAYESLPREKLAPTFVIGLAPTAVLTIGIAKLAHALRGGAGLGLALEPLVPVLKLLALTMWGFSAWWFVLTAALVVHYVKRRAHPFFFTWWAYTFPMGAFAISAGSLGEFLGVGALAYVLAAVTALLVVVWTATAALTSRMVLRGHAFTPE from the coding sequence ATGAGCGAAGTGACCTCGACGCCGACGGGACAGTCGCGGATCGCGAACACGATCGAGTTCTTCGGGCCCCAGTGGTTCGGCTCGACGATGGGGACCGGTGCGGTGGGGGTCGCTCTCGCGCTGGTCGCGGCCCAGTTCCAGCTGGACGCGCTGGTGCCGGTAGCGCAGTTTTTCGTGGTGTTGACGGCGGCGATGACGGTCGGGTACACGCTCCCCTGGCTGGCCAGGATGTGGCTGTATCCGAGTCGGGTCTGGGCGGATCTGACCCACCCGATCCGGAGTCAGTTCTTCCCGACGATGCCGATCACGTTGATCGTGCTCGGCCTCGGGATCGGACGGACGATGGGCGACGTCCTGCCGGCCGGCGTGCTGGAGCCGCTGCTGACGGGGCTGTTCGTCGCGGGGAGCGCCGGTATCTTCGGGTTCGGCCTGCTCGTCGTCTCGATCATGTTCACCAACGACAAGATCGGGACCGAACACGGCGTCTTCGCGTGGTACATCCCCCCAGTCAGTCACCTGGTCATCCCGCTTTTGGGGTTCGAACTCGTCGGGAGCTACCTCGGCGGGACGACCACCGGCCTGATCGTGTTCATGCTCTCGATGGTCGCCCTCGGCGTCGGGACGTTCATGTTCCTCTTTTTCGGGTCGATCGTCCTCTTTCGCTACGCCTACGAGAGCCTCCCGCGGGAGAAGCTCGCACCGACGTTCGTTATCGGGCTGGCGCCGACGGCCGTGCTCACGATCGGGATCGCCAAACTCGCCCACGCGCTGCGAGGCGGGGCCGGACTCGGGCTCGCGCTCGAACCGCTGGTCCCCGTGCTGAAACTGCTCGCGCTGACGATGTGGGGCTTCTCGGCCTGGTGGTTCGTGCTGACGGCAGCGCTGGTCGTCCATTACGTCAAGCGGCGCGCCCACCCCTTCTTCTTCACGTGGTGGGCCTACACGTTCCCGATGGGCGCGTTCGCCATCTCGGCGGGCTCGCTGGGCGAGTTCCTCGGCGTCGGCGCGCTCGCGTACGTCCTCGCAGCCGTCACGGCCCTGCTCGTCGTCGTCTGGACGGCCACCGCGGCGCTAACAAGCCGGATGGTCCTCCGGGGCCACGCGTTCACGCCGGAGTGA